Proteins from a single region of Mucilaginibacter daejeonensis:
- a CDS encoding TonB-dependent receptor, producing the protein MLSKRTTCYFILFLLSVCCVPAIAQKRWALSGTVRDASTGETLIGASVRIEGPTQNGAATNAYGYYALSGTTGTYTLTVSYISYKTLTKSITLDKNTTLNIELQPGAELEAVVVSAKDRKNKNVRSPQMGVEQLDIKLLDNLPVLFGEKDILKTIQLLPGVKSGGEGNTGFFVRGGASDQNLILLDEATVYNSSHLLGFFSTFNADAIKTADLYKGGMPAQYGGRLSSVLDVKMDDGNNKTFAAEGGIGLIASRLKVEGPLVKGKSSFMISARRTYIDLLLKAAPDSDIRGNTLNFYDINAKVNYKFDDKNTVYASGYFGKDNIGIKDLFDNNWGNTTGTVRWNHVFNSSLFSNTSFIYNKYNYAIKLIDDVNDLKATSLIRDLNFKEDLQYFSNKHTFRFGLQATHHRIAPSDITASTTSSYNPLSIENRYGLETSAYLSDEYVLTPKLTILYGVRASLFSLLGPGTFNTYDADGNISSTATYSSGKFVKNYFNLEPRFSASYALNEENSIKASYNRNTQNIHILSNTGSSSPTDQYVMSSNNIRPEIADQAAVGYFRNLKDNAYELSAETYYKTMQNQIEYKNGAQLLANASVESELLYGSGRAYGLELYAKKRTGKLTGWVSYTLSRTERKFAALNNGNYFPSRYDRTHDLSLVGIYKLGKRWTLSGNYIYSTGNAVTFPAGKYQLNGNTAYFYTERNANRMPYTSRLDLSATLEAKDQSKRFRSSWSFGLYNALNRKNPYSIDFRDVPNDPSRTQAVQTSLFGIIPSITWNFKF; encoded by the coding sequence ATGCTATCAAAAAGAACTACCTGCTACTTCATTCTTTTTTTGCTATCCGTTTGTTGCGTACCTGCAATTGCACAAAAACGCTGGGCCTTGAGTGGCACCGTACGGGATGCCAGCACCGGCGAAACGCTGATCGGTGCCAGCGTACGTATAGAAGGACCTACCCAGAACGGAGCTGCTACCAATGCCTACGGTTATTACGCGTTGAGTGGCACCACCGGCACTTATACCCTTACCGTTAGCTATATAAGTTACAAAACGCTCACCAAAAGCATCACGCTCGACAAGAACACCACGCTGAACATCGAGCTACAACCCGGCGCCGAACTGGAAGCGGTGGTGGTGAGCGCCAAAGACCGTAAGAACAAGAACGTGCGCAGCCCGCAAATGGGTGTTGAACAGCTCGACATTAAACTGCTGGACAACCTGCCGGTGCTCTTTGGCGAAAAGGATATATTGAAGACCATTCAGTTGTTGCCGGGAGTTAAATCGGGCGGTGAGGGCAATACCGGCTTTTTTGTTCGGGGAGGTGCATCTGATCAAAACCTGATCCTGCTTGATGAGGCGACCGTATATAACTCATCACACCTTCTGGGTTTCTTTTCTACTTTTAATGCTGATGCCATCAAGACCGCCGACCTGTATAAAGGAGGCATGCCTGCGCAATACGGTGGTCGTTTATCGTCGGTATTAGATGTGAAGATGGATGATGGCAACAACAAGACTTTTGCGGCTGAAGGGGGCATCGGCCTGATCGCCTCGCGTTTGAAGGTGGAGGGACCATTGGTTAAAGGGAAAAGCTCGTTCATGATCAGTGCGCGCCGCACGTACATTGACCTGCTGTTGAAGGCTGCGCCCGACAGCGATATACGAGGGAACACGTTGAACTTTTACGACATTAACGCCAAAGTGAATTACAAATTCGACGATAAGAACACGGTTTACGCATCTGGGTATTTTGGGAAGGACAACATTGGCATCAAAGATCTTTTTGATAACAACTGGGGTAATACTACAGGTACCGTACGTTGGAACCATGTGTTCAACAGCAGCTTATTCTCCAACACCTCGTTCATCTATAATAAGTACAATTATGCCATCAAACTGATCGATGATGTGAACGACCTGAAAGCTACCTCACTGATACGTGACCTTAACTTCAAAGAGGACCTGCAATATTTCAGCAATAAGCACACCTTTCGGTTCGGTTTACAAGCCACTCATCATCGCATCGCTCCGTCTGATATAACCGCCAGCACTACCTCAAGCTACAACCCACTATCCATCGAGAACCGGTATGGATTGGAGACATCGGCCTACTTGTCTGACGAGTACGTCCTCACGCCAAAGCTTACGATACTTTATGGTGTAAGAGCGAGTTTGTTCAGTCTATTAGGTCCCGGCACGTTCAATACTTATGATGCCGATGGCAATATCAGCTCCACGGCAACTTACAGCAGCGGTAAGTTCGTGAAGAACTACTTTAACCTGGAGCCACGCTTCTCGGCCAGTTATGCACTGAATGAAGAGAACTCGATCAAGGCATCTTACAACCGTAACACACAGAACATTCACATCTTATCGAATACCGGGTCAAGCTCCCCTACCGATCAGTATGTGATGAGCAGCAACAACATCAGGCCTGAGATAGCCGACCAGGCAGCCGTAGGTTATTTCCGAAACTTGAAGGATAATGCCTACGAACTATCGGCTGAGACCTATTATAAGACCATGCAGAACCAGATCGAATACAAGAATGGCGCACAACTGTTGGCCAACGCCTCGGTAGAATCTGAACTGTTATATGGTAGTGGCCGTGCGTACGGCTTGGAGTTATATGCCAAAAAGCGAACCGGTAAACTGACCGGCTGGGTAAGCTACACCCTATCACGCACCGAACGCAAATTCGCGGCGCTGAACAATGGCAATTACTTCCCGTCACGTTATGACCGCACGCACGACCTGTCGTTGGTGGGTATTTATAAATTGGGCAAAAGATGGACGTTATCTGGCAATTACATTTACAGCACCGGTAACGCTGTGACGTTCCCGGCGGGCAAATATCAATTAAATGGCAACACCGCTTACTTTTATACTGAACGTAACGCCAACCGTATGCCTTACACCAGCCGGTTGGACCTAAGCGCTACGTTGGAAGCCAAGGATCAGAGCAAGCGCTTCCGCTCGAGCTGGTCGTTCGGGTTATATAATGCCCTGAATCGCAAGAACCCCTACTCGATCGACTTTAGGGATGTACCCAACGACCCAAGCCGCACGCAAGCCGTTCAAACATCCTTGTTCGGTATCATTCCATCCATCACCTGGAACTTCAAATTTTGA
- a CDS encoding methylated-DNA--[protein]-cysteine S-methyltransferase — protein MLTQIEIDHDRIAKAIGYLKQHYAQQPSLDEVAAYVGMSAFHFQRMFTQWAGISPKRFVQYLSVEHAKNILSQKQATLFDAAIGTGLSGTGRLHDLFVKIEGMTPGDYKNGGQDLHINYSFQHTPFGTVLVAATAKGVCYVAFADEDEEIGLGLLKQRFPNASYHHQADELQQRALSIFTRNKTEVKDIKLHLKGTPFQLKVWDALLKIATGDLTTYAALARSIDHPKACRAVGSAVGDNPVAYLIPCHRVIRSTGESGQYHWGAHRKSAMIGWEAARVLNNDADVSVELLTGDEQDH, from the coding sequence ATGTTGACCCAAATAGAGATAGATCATGACCGTATAGCCAAAGCTATCGGGTATCTGAAGCAGCATTATGCTCAGCAGCCTTCTTTAGATGAGGTGGCGGCGTATGTAGGCATGAGTGCTTTTCATTTCCAACGTATGTTCACGCAATGGGCCGGCATAAGTCCTAAACGATTTGTTCAGTATCTGAGCGTTGAGCACGCTAAAAATATACTTTCCCAGAAGCAGGCCACGCTTTTTGACGCGGCGATCGGTACCGGATTATCAGGTACAGGCCGTTTGCATGATCTGTTCGTCAAGATCGAGGGCATGACACCCGGCGATTATAAGAACGGCGGCCAGGATCTGCATATCAACTACAGCTTCCAACATACACCGTTCGGTACCGTCTTGGTGGCCGCTACCGCTAAGGGCGTTTGCTACGTGGCCTTCGCCGACGAGGATGAAGAGATAGGCTTGGGTCTCTTGAAGCAGCGCTTTCCCAACGCCAGCTATCACCACCAAGCTGACGAGCTTCAGCAGCGTGCCCTATCAATTTTCACCCGCAATAAGACCGAGGTTAAAGACATCAAGCTCCATTTGAAGGGTACGCCGTTTCAACTGAAGGTGTGGGACGCCCTACTAAAGATCGCAACAGGTGATCTGACCACTTACGCTGCACTGGCCAGATCCATTGACCATCCTAAAGCTTGCAGAGCCGTAGGCAGTGCCGTAGGCGATAATCCAGTGGCGTACCTGATCCCCTGCCACCGCGTGATCCGGTCGACCGGCGAAAGCGGACAATATCATTGGGGCGCGCACCGAAAAAGCGCCATGATCGGTTGGGAGGCGGCCAGGGTGTTGAACAATGATGCGGATGTAAGCGTTGAACTATTGACCGGTGATGAACAAGATCACTGA
- a CDS encoding DUF4249 domain-containing protein — translation MKTFINLIYLITAVVLFTSCEKVIDVQVNTSASQLVIEGNITNVRETQRIKVSRSVNYTETNNFPAVTGAKVVVKDNVGNTWNFTHAGLGVYTFGPVRGIAGRTYNMTVTTNDNNTYTASSTMPAQVMVDSLSFTTLTFGGRTRKHVAVHYTDPRGVANYYRYILYRNGIASKSIFVESDRLTDGNKIKDELFPAGADDEDDQELETGDEATVEAQCIDKYVFNFFFTLRQQKRGGPGGGVTPGNPPSNISNGALGYFSAHTYQAIKITVP, via the coding sequence ATGAAGACATTCATCAACTTGATATATTTAATTACTGCTGTAGTGCTATTCACCTCCTGCGAAAAGGTGATCGATGTACAAGTGAATACCTCTGCCTCCCAACTGGTGATCGAAGGCAATATCACCAACGTGCGCGAAACGCAACGCATCAAGGTCAGCCGGTCGGTCAACTATACCGAGACCAACAACTTCCCGGCCGTGACCGGAGCTAAAGTGGTAGTTAAAGATAACGTAGGCAATACCTGGAACTTTACCCATGCTGGCTTGGGCGTGTACACCTTCGGTCCGGTGCGTGGTATCGCCGGCCGCACCTACAACATGACCGTCACCACTAATGATAACAACACCTATACCGCCAGCTCTACCATGCCGGCACAGGTAATGGTAGATTCATTAAGTTTTACCACACTTACCTTTGGCGGCCGTACCCGCAAGCACGTGGCAGTACACTACACCGACCCACGCGGTGTGGCCAACTACTACCGCTATATTTTATACCGAAACGGCATAGCCAGCAAAAGCATTTTTGTAGAAAGCGACCGCCTTACCGATGGCAATAAGATCAAGGATGAATTGTTCCCCGCTGGTGCCGACGACGAGGATGACCAGGAGCTGGAGACCGGCGATGAAGCCACCGTTGAGGCGCAGTGTATAGATAAGTACGTTTTCAATTTTTTCTTCACCCTGCGGCAGCAAAAACGTGGTGGTCCTGGTGGCGGGGTCACACCAGGCAACCCACCGTCTAACATCAGCAACGGCGCGTTGGGCTACTTTAGTGCGCATACCTACCAAGCGATCAAAATAACCGTACCGTGA
- a CDS encoding alpha-ketoglutarate-dependent dioxygenase AlkB family protein, translating into MNLFDLDERRNLLPYDGEVIYYGRILTPAVANAYLDKLMRSVNWKNDEMVIYGKHFITQRKAAWYGDQNYSYTYSGTTKQAILWTDELREIKTLVEKHCGSTFNSCLLNLYHNGGEGMSWHSDDERLLGNDIVIASLSLGAERKFSFKHKTTKQTTSIDLENGSLLVMKGTTQRNWLHAVPKTTKVKQPRINLTFRTIVG; encoded by the coding sequence ATGAACCTTTTTGATCTGGATGAGCGCCGAAACCTGCTACCATACGATGGGGAGGTGATCTATTATGGGCGTATACTGACCCCAGCCGTTGCCAACGCTTACCTTGATAAGCTAATGCGATCGGTCAATTGGAAAAATGATGAGATGGTGATCTACGGCAAGCATTTTATTACCCAACGTAAGGCTGCATGGTACGGCGATCAAAATTACAGCTACACCTATTCGGGCACTACCAAACAGGCCATCCTTTGGACCGATGAACTACGCGAGATCAAAACATTGGTAGAAAAACATTGCGGCAGCACCTTCAATTCCTGCCTGCTTAACCTGTATCATAACGGTGGTGAAGGCATGTCATGGCATAGTGATGATGAGCGGTTGTTGGGAAATGATATCGTTATCGCCTCCTTAAGCTTGGGTGCCGAGCGTAAATTCTCATTCAAACATAAGACCACCAAACAGACCACCTCCATCGACCTTGAGAACGGCAGCTTACTGGTCATGAAAGGTACCACACAGCGCAATTGGCTGCATGCCGTACCGAAGACCACCAAGGTTAAACAACCAAGGATCAACTTAACGTTCCGTACCATTGTTGGTTGA